One part of the Andrena cerasifolii isolate SP2316 chromosome 4, iyAndCera1_principal, whole genome shotgun sequence genome encodes these proteins:
- the LOC143368507 gene encoding uncharacterized protein LOC143368507 isoform X1 has translation MVYESDFYTTRRPYTRPLVSSYSVTKQDYFPWDKVPFVPRPSLVPDPFTVWGRKKQDPKKEFYQYVTLKDKEGVVRGKNPAKEQHKRQLVDGGAVSKVSLDAATELATKGHVFEKGILSRQPGAARHATTPASGRTKILMALQTPSWYRF, from the exons ATGGTTTACGAGAGCGACTTCTACACGACCCGACGGCCCTATACGCGGCCCCTCGTCTCGTCCTACAGCGTCACG AAGCAGGACTACTTCCCCTGGGATAAGGTACCGTTCGTTCCGCGGCCATCCCTGGTACCGGACCCGTTCACCGTTTGGGGTCGTAAGAAACAGGATCCGAAGAAGGAATTCTACCAATACGTCACCTTGAAGGACAAGGAGGGCGTCGTGCGCGGCAAGAATCCAGCAAAAGAGCAGCACAAACGGCAGCTGGTGGATGGCGGGGCGGTATCGAAGGTCAGCTTGGACGCGGCGACCGAGCTGGCCACCAAGGGTCACGTGTTCGAGAAGGGAATACTTTCCAGGCAACCAGGTGCTGCAAGACACGCCACCACTCCAGCCAGCGGTCGCACCAAGATATTAATGGCACTTCAAACGCCATCGTGGTACCGATTTTAG
- the Sgf11 gene encoding SAGA associated factor 11kDa, whose product MSVTEERIQELNRCFLEFMSKSENADSATKEIYDDLLDEVLMGFVFDVHRTTKTGSSDVEEGIPDDESYAIVDSPGLDVFGQHPVKKSQECNCPNCDRGVAACRFATHLEKCMGMGRNSSRIASRRIANNSKDLSNFTGVISDDDDDVDWSLNNDKRKRRKDRNGIKRTKQQKNSQRNGDSMNEHIHSSNENSPSNYENMSLEDKRILLTQICGVISEHTKKLCTRSMRCPQHTEDQRKEMRANLESGGNAQTGQDNLHVDVDTYEEGDGQNLREALARWDREGSSHSSPADSTSTTSTSSISRKRETKTKGKGKGSKRDRGSPISQGD is encoded by the exons ATGTCCGTGACTGAGGAAAGAATTCAAGAATTAAATAGATGTTTCCTGGAGTTTATGAGCAAAAGCGAGAATGCGGACTCTGCGACGAAAGAGATCTACGACGATCTCCTTGACGAGGTCTTAATGGGGTTTGTGTTCGATGTCCACCGAACTACAAAAACTGGCAGCTCCGATGTCGAGGAGGGCATACCCGATGACGAATCATATGCCATCGTAG ATTCCCCAGGATTGGACGTCTTCGGTCAACATCCCGTGAAAAAATCTCAAGAATGCAATTGTCCGAATTGCGACAGAGGAGTGGCAGCGTGCCGCTTTGCGACTCACTTAGAGAAGTGTATGGGCATGGGAAGAAACAGTTCGCGAATCGCATCGAGGCGTATAGCCAACAATTCCAAGGATCTGAGCAATTTCACCGGGGTTAtaagcgacgacgacgacgatgttgATTGGAGCTTGAACAACGATAAGCGTAAACGCAGGAAGGACCGCAATGGTATAAAGAGGACAAAGCAGCAGAAGAATAGTCAGAGAAACGGGGATAGCATGAACGAGCACATTCACAGCAGCAACGAGAACTCCCCATCGAATTATGAAAACATGTCCTTGGAGGACAAAAGGATTCTGTTGACTCAGATTTGCGGAGTGATATCGGAACATACTAAAAAATTGTGTACAAGGTCCATGCGTTGTCCGCAACACACAGAGGATCAGAGAAAGGAGATGAGAGCGAACTTGGAGTCCGGAGGCAATGCTCAGACCGGCCAAGATAATCTCCACGTAGACGTAGATACCTACGAAGAGGGAGATGGGCAGAATTTGAGAGAAGCTTTGGCACGTTGGGATCGCGAAGGCTCGAGCCACTCGAGCCCGGCGGATTCGACATCTACGACATCGACATCCTCGATAAGTAGGAAACGAGAGACGAAAACAAAAGGCAAAGGGAAAGGCTCGAAACGCGATCGTGGTTCCCCCATTTCGCAGGGCGACTAA
- the LOC143368502 gene encoding splicing regulator SDE2: MINVQISTASGAKPILTIDTPLKVHEFHDRIEELTNISQENYYIVHNGKLVDENDTICSGYVSLVPRLLGGKGGFGSMLRAIGAQIEKTTNREACRDLSGRRLRDINEEKRLKAWIERQGKREEEAAERKKKKLERLCAEPRHEFKDHTYERERSTLTEKVGDAVEEGFKAAGMSGVKRKHVEEVIPNRKKTLLDLDIDSDELDSSEDSEEDEIKPKKINKDDEQISHDSGHSSDETGKINKNSNDTESEYSEASSDKHTSNENLDYKDKTKEDCVVADSVKSTDECIKRSE; the protein is encoded by the exons ATGATAAATGTACAAATCAGCACTGCTTCGGGAGCAAAACCAATCCTTACCATTGATACACCGCTTAAAGTTCATGAATTCCATGATCGAATCGAAGAATTAACC AATATCTCCCAGGAGAACTATTACATTGTACACAATGGAAAACTCGTGGATGAAAATGACACTATCTGCAGCGGTTACGTTTCTCTCGTTCCGCGATTACTCGGTGGAAAAGGAGGCTTCGGCTCCATGCTACGAGCAATCGGTGCACAGATTGAGAAGACAACAAACCGCGAGGCATGCAGAGACTTGAGCGGACGCAGGCTTCGCGACATCAACGAGGAGAAAAGGTTAAAGGCGTGGATCGAAAGACAAGGGAAACGGGAAGAAGAGGCAGCGGAGCGCAAGAAAAAGAAGTTGGAGAGACTGTGCGCCGAGCCGCGACACGAGTTCAAAGATCACACATACGAACGCGAGAGGTCGACTCTAACAGAGAAAGTTGGAGACGCAGTGGAGGAGGGCTTCAAAGCGGCTGGAATGTCTGGAGTTAAAAGAAAGCACGTGGAAGAGGTTATACCAAATAGGAAGAAGACACTGTTAGACCTCGATATTGACTCGGACGAACTGGACAGTTCCGAGGACAGCGAAGAAGATGAAATTAAGcctaagaaaattaataaagacGACGAACAAATATCGCACGACAGTGGACATTCCAGTGATGAAACAGggaagattaataaaaatagtaatGATACAGAGAGTGAATATTCCGAGGCTAGTTCTGACAAGCATACTAGCAATGAAAATTTAGATTATAAGGACAAGACAAAAGAAGACTGCGTTGTGGCTGATAGTGTAAAATCTACGGATGAATGCATTAAACGTTCTGAATAG
- the LOC143368496 gene encoding phenoloxidase-activating factor 1-like isoform X2 produces the protein MVQLFILSVLLQTLTLISVNAQYVSNCITHNSELGMCIGIRSCPPLLNLVQTQFFDPATADFLRRSQCGFEGRDPRVCCPIQNPLINFPPRDELSFPNNPRPTESTEKPTPADNNDANLQYDLFSNPLLPTDCGKDLTQRIIGGEKTDLDEFPWMVLLEYAKPNEKTTACGGVLISRRYVVTAAHCIKNPSGWSKTWRLESVRLGEYNTATDPDCISDGAYEEVCADDPISVRIAEQVVHERYNPTSSDHKYDVALLRLSREVQFTNYIKPICLPSSADFAQSLYVAGWGRTENRSSSEVKLKLSLSIAEKDQCQTTYRTAGVSIGYGQICAGGETGKDSCKGDSGGPLMSRERIRDGTARWTVVGVVSFGPKRCGTPGWPGVYTRIIDFVPWIVSKMRP, from the exons ATGGTTCAATTGTTTATTTTGAGTGTCCTTCTTCAGACGTTGACATTAATTTCCGTCAATGCCC AATACGTATCGAATTGTATAACACACAACAGCGAACTTGGCATGTGCATTGGAATACGATCGTGTCCACCTTTGCTGAACCTGGTTCAGACCCAATTCTTCGATCCAGCAACAGCAGATTTTTTGAGGAGATCACAGTGTGGTTTCGAGGGCAGGGACCCGCGAGTTTGTTGCCCGATACAGAATCCTCTAATCAATTTCCCACCACGTGACGAACTTTCATTTCCAAACAATCCGAGACCAACTGAAAGCACCGAGAAGCCAACCCCCGCGGACAACAACGATGCAAACTTACAGTACGATCTGTTTAGTAATCCTTTGCTTCCCACCGATTGCGGTAAAGACTTGACCCAGAGGATCATCGGCGGAGAGAAAACGGACCTGGACGAGTTCCCTTGGATGGTGCTTTTGGAATACGCTAAAC CGAACGAAAAGACTACAGCTTGCGGGGGAGTGCTGATCAGTCGCCGTTACGTTGTGACGGCGGCCCACTGCATCAAGAATCCCAGTGGGTGGTCGAAGACATGGCGGCTGGAGAGCGTCCGATTAGGCGAGTACAACACCGCGACCGATCCGGATTGCATCTCGGACGGCGCGTACGAGGAAGTCTGCGCGGACGATCCGATCTCGGTTAGGATAGCCGAGCAGGTCGTCCATGAGAGATATAATCCTACCTCCTCGGACCACAAGTACGATGTGGCCCTCCTGAGACTGTCTCGCGAAGTCCAGTTCACAAACTACATCAAGCCTATATGCCTGCCATCGAGCGCTGATTTCGCGCAAAGTCTGTACGTCGCCGGCTGGGGAAGAACTGAGAACAGATCCTCGTCCGAGGTGAAGCTCAAGCTTTCGTTATCCATCGCCGAGAAGGACCAATGTCAAACGACTTACCGCACCGCGGGTGTGTCGATTGGTTACGGGCAAATATGCGCCGGTGGAGAGACGGGCAAAGATTCGTGCAAAGGAGATTCCGGTGGCCCTCTGATGTCCCGTGAGAGGATTCGCGACGGTACCGCCAGATGGACTGTCGTCGGTGTCGTTTCCTTCGGCCCGAAACGTTGCGGCACGCCTGGATGGCCTGGTGTTTACACCCGAATAATCGATTTCGTGCCCTGGATAGTCAGCAAGATGAGGCCCTAA
- the LOC143368496 gene encoding CLIP domain-containing serine protease HP8-like isoform X3: MVQLFILSVLLQTLTLISVNAQYASNCVTPNSGLGMCIGIRSCPPLLNLLQAKPYDAAVVDFLRRSQCGFEGRDPRVCCPIQNPLINIPPRDELSFPNNPRPTESTEEPTVVDNNDANLQYDLSSNPLLPTDCGKELIQKIFGGEKTDLDEFPWMALLEYAKPNGKTTACGGVLISRRYVVTAAHCIRGAELPKTWRLESVRLGEYNLATNPDCIPDGENGQVCADEPISVGIDEQIAHESYRPSAKDHKYDVALLRLSREVPFTNYIKAICLPSSADFAQSLYVAGWGRTENRSSSDVKLKLSLSIADKEQCQTTYRSAGVSLGYGQICAGGEAGKDSCRGDSGGPLMSRERIRDGTGRWSVVGVVSFGPSPCGMPGWPGVYTRIIDFVPWIVSKMRP; encoded by the exons ATGGTTCAATTGTTTATTTTGAGTGTCCTTCTTCAGACGTTGACATTAATTTCCGTCAATGCCC AATACGCATCGAATTGCGTGACACCCAACAGCGGACTAGGCATGTGCATTGGAATACGATCGTGTCCACCTCTGTTGAACCTGCTCCAGGCTAAACCCTACGATGCAGCGGTGGTGGATTTTTTGAGGAGATCACAGTGTGGTTTCGAGGGCAGGGACCCGCGAGTTTGTTGCCCGATACAGAATCCTCTAATCAATATCCCACCACGTGACGAACTTTCATTTCCAAACAATCCGAGACCAACTGAAAGCACAGAGGAGCCAACCGTCGTAGACAACAACGATGCAAACTTACAGTACGATCTGTCCAGTAATCCTTTGCTTCCCACTGATTGCGGCAAAGAGTTGATCCAGAAGATCTTCGGCGGAGAGAAAACGGACCTGGACGAGTTCCCTTGGATGGCGCTATTGGAATACGCAAAAC CGAACGGAAAGACTACAGCTTGCGGAGGAGTGCTGATCAGTCGCCGTTACGTTGTCACCGCGGCCCACTGTATCAGGGGCGCCGAGCTGCCGAAAACTTGGCGGCTGGAGAGCGTCCGACTAGGCGAGTACAACCTCGCGACCAATCCGGATTGCATACCGGACGGTGAGAACGGCCAAGTCTGCGCGGACGAGCCGATCTCGGTCGGGATAGACGAGCAGATCGCCCATGAGAGTTATCGGCCGTCGGCCAAGGACCACAAGTACGACGTGGCCCTGCTGAGACTGTCTCGCGAAGTCCCGTTCACAAACTACATCAAGGCTATATGCCTGCCATCGAGCGCCGATTTCGCGCAAAGTCTGTACGTCGCCGGCTGGGGAAGGACCGAGAACAGATCCTCGTCCGACGTGAAGCTCAAGCTTTCGTTATCCATCGCCGACAAGGAGCAATGTCAAACGACTTACCGCTCCGCGGGTGTGTCGCTTGGTTACGGGCAGATATGCGCCGGTGGAGAGGCGGGCAAAGACTCGTGCAGAGGAGATTCCGGTGGCCCTCTGATGTCGCGCGAGAGAATTCGCGACGGTACCGGCAGATGGTCCGTCGTCGGTGTCGTTTCCTTCGGCCCGTCACCTTGCGGCATGCCTGGATGGCCTGGTGTTTACACTAGAATAATCGATTTCGTGCCCTGGATAGTCAGCAAGATGAGACCCTAA
- the LOC143368498 gene encoding phenoloxidase-activating factor 1-like, which translates to MIIRHGLVFVLVTLYGTSAQDGCTTPFNRPGVCVIIYNCQAVMDILQKQKPLSMENLNYLNSLQCGFEGKSPKVCCEPQITVTPLATTEEPATAVPDPPDVSNHPNLGLVNADSCGPAAEQKLFGGNQTNIFEFPWMALIAYDTGKQIPEFRCGGSLINKRYVLTAAHCVTSLPGGLRVTGVRIGEHDLSRERDCNIDKEGVEIACAERYQDFALESVHFHPAYSTAKLQNDIALVRLNADADFRPKNARPICLPIGSAATMAHKKVTVTGWGATELGVRSEKLLQVQLDLINTEDCTRAYNGRVQIWHQQICAGGKRGVDACGGDSGGPLQAPAIYKNNVKFIQYGLVSFGLKNCGTAGVPGVYTKVVYYMDWILNTIRP; encoded by the exons ATGATCATACGTCACGGCCTCGTGTTTGTGCTTGTAACTCTATACGGAACCTCAGCGC AGGATGGGTGCACCACCCCTTTTAACAGACCCGGTGTTTGCGTAATCATATACAATTGTCAGGCAGTGATGGACATTCTTCAAAAACAAAAGCCCTTGTCTATGGAGAATCTGAACTATTTGAACAGCTTGCAGTGTGGCTTCGAGGGAAAAAGTCCGAAAGTCTGCTGCGAACCACAG ATTACGGTGACGCCGTTAGCCACTACGGAAGAGCCAGCAACCGCAGTTCCCGATCCCCCGGACGTCTCGAATCATCCGAACTTGGGATTAGTGAACGCAGATTCGTGCGGGCCGGCAGCGGAGCAAAAACTCTTCGGTGGCAACCAAACCAACATTTTCGAATTCCCGTGGATGGCGCTGATTGCTTACGACACCGGAAAACAGATCCCAGAATTCCGATGTGGCGGATCGTTGATCAATAAACGATACGTGCTTACCGCTGCGCACTGCGTCACCTCGTTGCCCGGCG GCCTAAGAGTGACCGGCGTGCGAATCGGAGAGCACGACTTGAGCAGGGAACGTGACTGTAACATAGACAAGGAGGGCGTGGAAATCGCTTGCGCCGAGAGATATCAAGACTTCGCTTTAGAGAGTGTACATTTTCATCCAGCGTACTCGACTGCTAAACTGCAAAATGACATTGCCTTGGTACGATTAAACGCAGATGCCGATTTCCGGCCGAAAAACGCGCGACCCATTTGCTTGCCGATTGGATCAGCTGCTACCATGGCCCATAAAAAG GTGACAGTGACGGGTTGGGGTGCAACGGAACTTGGAGTGCGCAGCGAGAAGTTGCTGCAAGTTCAATTAGATCTGATTAACACCGAGGACTGCACACGGGCGTATAACGGGCGCGTACAAATCTGGCACCAGCAGATATGCGCGGGCGGTAAAAGGGGCGTAGACGCTTGTGGGGGAGACAGCGGTGGACCGCTCCAAGCTCCagcaatatataaaaataacgtcAAATTTATTCAGTACGGGCTTGTCAGCTTCGGACTCAAGAACTGCGGCACAGCAGGTGTTCCTGGTGTTTATACCAAAGTTGTGTACTACATGGATTGGATTCTAAAcactattagaccatga
- the LOC143368496 gene encoding phenoloxidase-activating factor 1-like isoform X1, producing MVKLFILSVLLQTLTLISVNAQYVSNCITHNSELGMCIGIRSCPPLLNLVQTQFFDPATADFLRRSQCGFEGRDPRVCCPIQNPLINFPPRDELSFPNNPRPTESTEKPTPADNNDANLQYDLFSNPLLPTDCGKDLTQRIIGGEKTDLDEFPWMVLLEYAKPNEKTTACGGVLISRRYVVTAAHCIKNPSGWSKTWRLESVRLGEYNTATDPDCISDGAYEEVCADDPISVRIAEQVVHERYNPTSSDHKYDVALLRLSREVQFTNYIKPICLPSSADFAQSLYVAGWGRTENRSSSEVKLKLSLSIAEKDQCQTTYRTAGVSIGYGQICAGGETGKDSCKGDSGGPLMSRERIRDGTARWTVVGVVSFGPKRCGTPGWPGVYTRIIDFVPWIVSKMRP from the exons ATggttaaattgtttattttgagTGTCCTCCTTCAGACGTTGACCTTAATTTCCGTCAATGCCC AATACGTATCGAATTGTATAACACACAACAGCGAACTTGGCATGTGCATTGGAATACGATCGTGTCCACCTTTGCTGAACCTGGTTCAGACCCAATTCTTCGATCCAGCAACAGCAGATTTTTTGAGGAGATCACAGTGTGGTTTCGAGGGCAGGGACCCGCGAGTTTGTTGCCCGATACAGAATCCTCTAATCAATTTCCCACCACGTGACGAACTTTCATTTCCAAACAATCCGAGACCAACTGAAAGCACCGAGAAGCCAACCCCCGCGGACAACAACGATGCAAACTTACAGTACGATCTGTTTAGTAATCCTTTGCTTCCCACCGATTGCGGTAAAGACTTGACCCAGAGGATCATCGGCGGAGAGAAAACGGACCTGGACGAGTTCCCTTGGATGGTGCTTTTGGAATACGCTAAAC CGAACGAAAAGACTACAGCTTGCGGGGGAGTGCTGATCAGTCGCCGTTACGTTGTGACGGCGGCCCACTGCATCAAGAATCCCAGTGGGTGGTCGAAGACATGGCGGCTGGAGAGCGTCCGATTAGGCGAGTACAACACCGCGACCGATCCGGATTGCATCTCGGACGGCGCGTACGAGGAAGTCTGCGCGGACGATCCGATCTCGGTTAGGATAGCCGAGCAGGTCGTCCATGAGAGATATAATCCTACCTCCTCGGACCACAAGTACGATGTGGCCCTCCTGAGACTGTCTCGCGAAGTCCAGTTCACAAACTACATCAAGCCTATATGCCTGCCATCGAGCGCTGATTTCGCGCAAAGTCTGTACGTCGCCGGCTGGGGAAGAACTGAGAACAGATCCTCGTCCGAGGTGAAGCTCAAGCTTTCGTTATCCATCGCCGAGAAGGACCAATGTCAAACGACTTACCGCACCGCGGGTGTGTCGATTGGTTACGGGCAAATATGCGCCGGTGGAGAGACGGGCAAAGATTCGTGCAAAGGAGATTCCGGTGGCCCTCTGATGTCCCGTGAGAGGATTCGCGACGGTACCGCCAGATGGACTGTCGTCGGTGTCGTTTCCTTCGGCCCGAAACGTTGCGGCACGCCTGGATGGCCTGGTGTTTACACCCGAATAATCGATTTCGTGCCCTGGATAGTCAGCAAGATGAGGCCCTAA